The genomic DNA TACATGATGATCATGTAATTGTGAAGGCGAAAGATTGTCCATTCGGAGAAGTTGTAAAAGATGCCCCTCATCTTTGTATGATGACATCAAGTGTTTTCGGTGGAATTGCCGCACGTCGTTTTGGGTTTGGCAAAGTAAATTTGAGGAAACGAATCGCAACCGGGGACAGTGGCTGTGAGGTTGCCATTTACTTTAAGCCTACCGATGTCGAAGAAGGAATTGAGTATGCGGACATCCCTATCACTCCTACGCATGGCAATCCTTTTATATGGGAAGAGGAAACCATCATGTACCTTAATGAAGAATTGCAAAAGAGCGATGAAATGGTATTGACCTTGTTGGAGGAGCTTGAAAAAATGAAGGGTGAAGTGGACCGGCTTCGAAATCGCACGGTAAAACAATGAAGCATCAGGCTAGTCAACACGACCAATACGTGTAACACCCATTTGAGAGGTGTTTTTGTCGAACGATAAGAACTTTCGACGAAGGGGTATCAATATCCGAGAAAAACCTTCATACTGAATGATAATACAAGTCATTCTAGTGGATGATTGCCTTAGTTTTTTGTCTGACTTTGGGATTGTCTGTATTCTAGGGATGGAGGGGAGTCGTTTGGTCATAATGGTCACGGATCCTAAGAGTACTTCTATGAAGCAATGTATGAATCAT from Pseudalkalibacillus sp. SCS-8 includes the following:
- a CDS encoding methanogen output domain 1-containing protein — translated: MNTQPKLTGTIFLSKLITQYAHLHGRTVGKHAEEYIKQIGIKTGEWIESFYSGQDEVWSVDRYAEVIVDLKNSIGGHFQIDEVHDDHVIVKAKDCPFGEVVKDAPHLCMMTSSVFGGIAARRFGFGKVNLRKRIATGDSGCEVAIYFKPTDVEEGIEYADIPITPTHGNPFIWEEETIMYLNEELQKSDEMVLTLLEELEKMKGEVDRLRNRTVKQ